The genomic interval TAGCAAATATAAAAGAAAGGTTGATTTACCTCTTCATTGCACTTGCTGTATATGTACTTGTAGCCAAAGCACTGTTCTCCATAATCATTAAACTGTGGCCTGATCGTTTGAAAATGGAGACTATGCCCGACTCTTACGATTTTCAGTTTGGGTGTGTTTAGTTTTGCTGAAAAGTAAGCCAacaaaaatccaaataatttgTCTTCCATTAAGCAGTTTTAAATGGTGTAGCATTGGACTTCATTTTGACTAATAGAGATCAACAATTTGATTCAAATAGTTTGCTgctgtgaaaataaaaatgttatctttGGACCAGGTATTTAGTAACTGAGAAAACTAGTATTGTCTTCTTGACTTTAGAGAAGGCTACAAAGAGAGAAAGTATGTTTACCTTTGTTCCAAGGATTTTTATCCTTGAAAGTGTTGTTAACAGGAATTCCCTTGAGAGTTCCATTAAACAGATAGAACATGTCATCTGTTGAATGCTtgaaatatttactgtatatggtaCATTCAGTCTTCTTCGTCTTGTTTAAATATGAACACTCTTTGACCGATTCATTCTTAGGTAACCTGAAAATGAGCAACAGACTTTTTTCTGACTAGTGCATGGATGCAAAGAATATTAATATATGGGAAATATCCACATATGATTGATGGaatatgggtgaactatccctttaattgacaTGAATACAATATATTAAATTTTCTTGAAAGTTGCTTTGGTAAGAATCTgaatctgccaagaaaaaaataacttaatttaatgtaatataaatgtaCCAGTAATAAAATCGGAGGTCTTGGACATCATCTGCAGCAGAATCCCAAGTGCAAATCATCCTGTCTCCGGAATAATAGAAACAGCTCAAGTTTCTCACCAGCGTcactggaataaaaaataaataaaataaaaaagttttcaaatcaGTTTTCAAGGTTAGACTGACAAAAGTGAAACATTTATCTCCTAATTATGTAATAGGTGAATCTGAATGGTTGAGGGAGTTCCCTGTctccatgaaaatgaatggtgtaaaGATCACTCGTACTGTATATCCTAAGTTGAATTTTAACAAAGCAATGAAATACTTCCTGTttaaaagagttttaaagttCATGGTGTCAAATTATAAGGCAAAATACTggagctgaaaaaaataaataaaaaaaaaataataataataattattattgtgtaAACTAACACAAAACGTTCATTTGTAGCTTCCATTAGTGCTTTAGAATTCCTAAACTACCATTAGACCTCTCTATTTACAATTAATCAAGGGAAACACATGATTCAACATGACTCTGGATTTTGATAGCAAATCTGTGGCCAATGCAACATGCAAACCatattcactgtaaaaagtggtaaagcgtgtaatttctgcagcaGGTTGTcccaatattttaataaataataattaaaaaaaatattgatgtaaTTATGATATTAATGGGACTTAAACCAGTTACATTAAATGCTTTcatataaagtaattttttttaaagttatctgACAAAATGTTTTTACAGTTTTATATAGACAATAAAAAGAGATACTGTGAGATAACGCAATAAACAACGTTAACCGATTTAATTACCTCAAGTTAGCTTTCAACATCATGCATAGAGGCCCGTCTCTCTTGATTTAAAATAACGCAATTTCAAGATCACTTTGGGCTACAATTTTGGTATCTTCTGAAAGAGGACACTTAGGGCTTTATTTTCCCAATAACTTTTCAAAGTAATATAAGTGAAAAAGCAAAAAAGTTAGAAAAGTCTATGCATATTGGAACTGAAGTGTTTAgcacagtttattttattttattatatacgtactgtatatatacagtgtatatatatactgtatataatatagtatccatccatcaattttccatccatccatcctacgCTTATCCGGGTCTGGGTCATGGTGGTAGCAGACTCAGCAAAACAGCCTATACATCCTCCAGCTCTTCCTGGGCGATCCCCAGGCGTTCCCAGGCAAGCCGAGAGACGTAATCCCTCCAGCATGGTCTGGGTCTGCCCCTGGGTCTCTTCCCAGTTGGACATGCCTGGAACACCTCCCTAGGAAGGCATGCTGACCAGATGCCCGAATCACCTCAACTCACCTTTCAATGCAGAGGAGCAGCAGCTCTACTCCGAGCTTCTCCCGGATGTCTGAGCTTCGCACCCTATCTCTTAGGGTAAGCTCGGCCACCCTGCGAAGAAAGCTCATTTCGGCTGTTGTATCCGTGACCTCGTTCTTTCGGTCAATACCCAAAGCTCATGACCATAGGTGAGGGCAGGAACATAGATTGACTGGCAAATTGAAAGCTTTGCCCACAGACTCAGCTCCCTTTTCATCACTGCCGCCGCTGCACTAATCCGCCTATCAATCTCATGCTCCAGTTTACCCTCACTTGTGAACAAGACCCCGAGATACTTGAACTCTTCCACTTGAGGAAGTAGCTCACTCTCTACCCAGAGGGTACAATCCACCCTTTTCTGATAGAGAACCATGGCCTCAGGTTTGGAGGTGCTGACCCTCATCCCAACCATTTCGCACTCAGCCGCAAACCACTACAGTGCATGCTGGAGGTCACAGCCTGATGATGCCATCAGAACAACATCATCCGCAAAATGCAGAGATGAAACCCTGAGGCCCCCAAACTAGACACACTCCGATCCTTGGCTGTGCCTTGAAATCCTGTCCATGAATATCACAAACAGGATAGGTGACAAGGGACAACCATGGCGGAGTCCACCACCCACTGGGAACAAGCGTGACTTACCACCGAGAATGCGGACATTATATGATTATACAGGGACCCAATGACTTGCATTAGCGGCCTGAGACCCCATACTCCCTTAGTACCCCCCACAAGACACCCTGGTGGACACAGTCATAAGCCTTCTCCAAGTCCACAAAACACATGTAGACTGGGTGAGCAATCTCCCACTCTCCCTCTAGGATCCTCGCTAAGGTAAAGAGCTGATCCACTGTTCCACGACCGGGACAGAATCCACATTGCTCCTCCTCTACCTGAGGTTCGACAATTGGTCAGTCTTCTTTCCAGCACCCTAGCTGAGGCTTTCCCAGATAGGCTGAGAAGTGTGATCCCTCGATAATTGGAACACACCCTTTGCTCCCCCTTTTTAAAAATGGGAACCACCACCCCCGTTTGCCAATCCCCAGGCACTGTCCCCGATTTCCATGCAATGCTGAAGATGCGTGTCAGCCATGACAGCCCAACAACATCCAGGGCTTCAGCATCTCAGGGTGAATCTCATGCACTCGCAGGGCCTTGCCACTTCTGATATTTTTGACTGCCTCAGTAACTTCAGCCAGAGAGATGGCCTAGGAATCCCCTCCATGGATTGCCACCTTACTGTGTTGGAGTTGTTTGAGTGCCCCAGTGACCCTGGGAGCTGTGTTGTCTGGAGCATTAGCAAATTGGGCCAGGCGAGGGGACAGACAAAGAGCGATCCAACCTAACCCCCTATGAAGAGGTCACCAAGTGGCAGTAGAGTTACCTCGCCTGGATTAGGGAGACCTGGGAGAGGAGCTCTCCTGGGAGAGGAGCCTGGTGGCTGGGCTTTGACTCATGGGGCCCAGCCGGGCTCAGCACAAAAGACTAACATGGGGTCACTGCCTTGTGGGTTCACCACCTGCAAGGAGGAAAACAGGGGATGGGTGCGATGCCCAACGGGTGGCAGACAAAGGCATAAGCCTATGCGGACTGGATCTTggctatttacagtatatataacttataaaattaaatttaaaaaaaattctgtgctaAACACTTTACTTccaaaatgcatagattaggatTTATTTTAGGCATATTTCCAAAAATTACCACTTGGGGACATCAAAAGGCCACTTGGTTGGCtattttgaataaaattaaatacaaatttggTGGACGCTCAATTTGTTCAATTTACTTTTTGGGAATCATATACAGTTTTACAACAGAACTGCTGCTCGGGGTGCATTTGCGTTATGAGAATGTTTACTGTATGTACGTTTTTTCTCTCAGAAGAATTATGAAGTAAATAATGGACATTCCATCATTATTTCACTTTTTTGGACTAAAGTTACAATCGGGTGTTATGTACTTTAAGCTTGCCATGTCACTCATGTGTCACTCATGTGTGACGAATTGGATTTATCTATGGctctaaataaaatttaaaaaaggtaTGAATTCCCATATTGCTTTTGCATGTTTTCAGTTGTATTCCTGtcacaaattattttataactGTCAATGGATCattccaatcataaaacagtgatcAAACATTGAAGCTATTGAAGCTGAACACTTCAATGTTTGACATAAATGATATATAGTTTGTAATTAATAACAaactaaatatctaaataaataaaataacattagtaactaaataaataacattaataacatttttggaTGGTACAGCATGTAGTAAAAGTAAATGTCACTCAGTCAGAACATTACGTTTCAACACGATTAAACAGTACACATGCTGCTCATGATCAATATAACCAAGTATGCTGCCATGCTAGGCAGTCTTAAAGTTTCTTTagaaataaacagataaatagtACTGGCACAATATATAATAACCGAAAAACGGAAACACAGCCTCTTACATAATAAGCACTGTTTACATCAGTTAGTCGGCTGTCATGTACCTGGAAGTGGAGGGATGGTGATTTTGATTGGTGAGCTTTGGTCCTTGTTTCCACAGTTTTCAGGGTATGTTTTAACAATGATGCACAGTCCATTCTCATTGGACACATAAAATGTGTGGTTCAAGTCATTGGTCTTTATTGTTTGTAGTAGATTGTTGGGAGGACAGTCCTGTTGGAGGAATTTCCAAAGGAGTTAGTGCTGTAAAATCAACTAAATTTATTACAAAGCTAAATTTACAGCTTGGCATTGTTTAAATAACACAGGACATAATTCCCCTGTATGAAGGGCTCAGTCACATATCCTCGTGTAAatcttcaaaaacaaaatatgtgtgtctttgtgtttactTCAGGGCTGGTACTAGCATGTGATCACTGTCAGTCAGGGCAGAGGCATCAGAAGTTTCTGAGGGGCTCGATGCAAATCCCCCCTAGCCCCACTTTAGATGCTTACATTTTGCTCCTTGTAATTTTGAACTCACAAACCACAGTCACATAAAACCCACAAGCGGCTAAGAATCCAGATCCAACACTGTACAAATTGCACACAGTGTCCTCTACCTTTTGCTACCAAGTATTATACAtcttaaaaaattttgttttaatatcttgttatatacagtacataatgtgAGTCTGTTGCTGAGGGTCTTGAACAAGCATTTATTTATAATGGTATGAATTGTAATTGTATGAACTGTATTTAAATTAACAAGTTTTATTATCCTCAAAACTATATGTCAAGCTTTATCATATCAACACATAACACTCTTGTCAAACATACATAAAATATACGCCTTGATCATAGCCATCACCGCTCCGCAAGCCATTTCAGAGTTGTAGTATTTGTACAAAATATGAGTTACATATTTGATAAGGAGATGTTTCACACAATCTGTAATTTTATCATCACACAACTGCACCAACATACATGGTAAAAAGTGGCAACCTGCAATTGTAACCATAACATGCTACTTCTACTTGATTCAACTCTTAACccgtgttgtgttcattttgtgctaaTGGATtgtgtgttcccggtcaaaaatggccGGCCCAGTAAGATTGTTTATACATCTCTAATATTGCAtgtattatcacaagatattgcattaaatctttttatcaacttcttttttagtaattattgcaggttttgtactcctttattgaacaatttttttttaattgatagaaAGATTAATTGAACTGAGATTATActgggcaaaaataaataaaataataataattacataatgaattgataaccacttgcttgatctgaacaaaataggtgtcattttaaagtctAGAATCTggaatgcatatagctgatcctacaaatttctaaataatgctttttaatttgctgacaaataagaacggtttcgttctcatcatttggAAATGTtatcaacaattatattcagagttggtaaaccataaaaaagatgagatagccatgtgctATACagtatatcgttggaaaggtctcaattagtagaatgcaatgagatGATTTGTttctgcagtgagtattagtgaaTTAAATTCCCActaacacacataaatataataaacaggagagGCATTTTTcgtcatgtttttccttattacttcctgaaacataaatataacatagacaatgacatatcataaCTTATAGCAGATTATCccaattcaaatgagcccaaacacaacataatatgataagtagatcttaacatattcctcaaagagtgtacagagaagatgatgcacaaaagggcgctcaacacacattgtgtgtgtgtgtatgtgtaagtgtgtgcacatgtccgaggactttgtgtgtgcaaacacacatccacatatgggAGTATGGTCaaatgtttgtgcatgtgtgttttcagataccatttgtgaacaaagtcaagaaatgttattccaactggattaagtaaaaaaacaaaaatcgtaagaaaaaaaagtcaatacACAGCAGCAGCCACAGCAGAGTCCTTCATGTTCTAAATCAGATGCTCCAATCAGAACGAATTTATGTTGTGGAGGTCAATCAcatcagtttttttattattcagttaATCAAAGAAATTCTTTATATGCAATTAAAAGATTTCCTTACAGTTCCTAAACCACAACAGTCAATAGAGAATACATAAGAAATTAAAGGGGCGTGTATCATTTGAGCCACTTGGCACAGTTTCAGTTCAAGTGAAACTAAAAGTAAACGCATATCCTGAAATTTAAACTCTCTCCTTGTAAACTGGTAAACTTGTAAACTTGTACAAGGGAAAATTACAATAAACCCAATTCTGCcctaagtaatccaaagtataagAAAGCCACACACGCCTCTAACCCgtgatttttgttttgattaCATGAAATGGCTAAAGCACACCATAAACACTGCAGTTCAGTGTTGATTCAGTGTTTTTTGGGCCTGGCAAACAGTGTGATTATAGAGGAAAACCTCTATAAGCTCCACTATATTTTAGTGTCCATTGTACAGATACTGTATGGTAACACTAACTGTTCTCTCTTAACACTTTAAGgctgtatacattaacattagttaactatattaattaatgtgaactaacaatgaagcaAATTACAGCAAATatgaatcttggttaatgttaacttcaacttatacatttttgaaattaagagttgtatatgttaacattagtttgcattatgcattatgaactacactgtaaaaaaaagtcctgttgtttttacaaaacaaaactgccagctgtggttgccagaataattatgtaaaaaaatacagtaaaaatgtaaacaactttacagaacaacctgtaaattttagtttaaaactgttgtaatttacatgaccacattggcactgtaaaaaaaaaaaaaaattgtttttgttaaatttacagtaaaaacttCATAAAcgtgatattaaccttctgaaacggtaaacatctgctttttactttataaggtattgttgatcaccataaaaattacagaagggcacatgatgagtTTATCAATAGAGGCCCTTCCAGGAACAATGacaaataaacatgtagagacagcgctcagtgtcactcacacaaacactaaacactatcagggtaacacatgtgaaatataaataatgtaataaacattaaataaactacattaaatataaaacagaacatcccaatgtacataactgatattacaaataagaagaaacataactattcccatgaAATATAacgaaatgtgatgggtcatgcagggaattgtgggaacgcccgattactgttttttttctgtaattttaacaataattgactgtaaaaagtgcatgtactctcttgttatacaacaggaaaatcatactttttacatctaagaaaacttcatttttacaacatttcattgtaaaaactactgtattgtcttttaaaatatatgtaaaaaaaattactgtatattttacagttaatactcattaatcaattaatgtatgttttctgttgcatttttacagccttttactgttaaaattacagatttctttttacagtgtaacaatgaacagctgtattttcataaattattattaaccAAAATTCATTAATGCCGTAATACAAAATTGTTCACTTGTTAGTTCATGATCGCTAATGTTAATTAACTATAGTTAACAAATAGatccttattgcaaagtgttaccaaaatgattgatcaattttctgttttgttactataataattatattaacaataaaaatgtgtcGTTGACATATTAGCTTTGTCCTGCGGTAGCCTATTACATGCTATAAACTATTTGAAACagcatattttattgttttataatcatTAGGCATGTATTAAAATACTGAAAAGCCTAAAAGGTTTTATGACCAGTTAACACCTAAACTTTAGTCTTTCCCATATCGTCTAAAATAAACTTTACCCTACATTCCTGATGTTGACAAATAAAAAGTTAAAGTCCATGTTATCTGTCAACCGAATTATAAATGGCTCCACACAAGAATTActaattacactgtaaaataaagtgtgacctctatttactttcatttatcCTCTCATGTTCTCTTCGAGGATTTATTATAGTTAGGCAAATACGGTTTATAGCTACAAACCGAAAACAATGAGCGGAAATAAGTTTCCCATGAAGAGTGTCGGGTTAAGATGACTCACCTGCCCAAGGCGCACTTCCACTGTGTAGTTCACTTTGCAGTCAGGATCCAGACCCTCAGGTTTTTCCCATGTCACACATAACGTGAAAGGCGATGTATAAAGTTGCCATATAAAGTTCAGATTTCTCGGAGGCGGCAGTCGATCTTTGGGATTCAAGAAGAGTGATGGAAGTGAATATAATAAATCCAAATAAGACTAAGGCTCGACAACAAATTTCGTTACTGCCCAAAAGGGGGTAGATAGAACTATCATCTAGTTGCGGGGTTCTTCGCAACTAGATGATATCTGACGTCATAACGTTTCGGGAATTATACAGGATTTCCCGCATGCACTAGTGTAACTTGCCTTGTTGTCAAAGGAAACTTGGGGAAAAGCGTTCAGAACAAATAGGCAACCCAACGAAACAGACGTAAACTCACCTGATACGTTTTCAACTCCAACGAACATGACAGAGAAACATATGATCAAGTACATATCCCAATATCGACACATCACGTTGAAGGTTATGACGAGTATTCCGTGAAAAGTCCAATGTGAAATCCCGTAACCCAAGTACACAAAACGTAACGTTTTACCCTTGTTAAGCGTTCACAGTCATACCCGATATAATAATGAAACAGAACATGACTTGTTTCCCTCTCAAATTAAAAGACTGgaggagtctctctctctctctctctctctacacacacacacacacacacacacacacacacacacacacacacacacacacacacacacagacttcgGAGTGGGAGGAGTGTGTGAACCCTTCTCCAGTGAAGTACCCTAGAAAATATTAATATGCCAtagactttagaaaacatgtagGTGTGCCTTTATATAGTGCAATGTCCCTGTACAAATCGTTGTAAAATGATTAAACAATTGGACATGCAAAAACAGCCGTAAAATTGCATCGTATTGCCGTGACATATGTTTTAGGATCtataaaaacaaaactatttgAGCTAGAGTTTgacccttttttttattttatttttttactttaaactatATTCCAACAGATATGTCGACATAGTCAGCTGATGCATAAGGATCAAAAATAAGTAACCATATGTATTTTCGTTCAACAATATCCTTTTCAGCAGGCATCCCAGAACATTAGTAGCCTACAgtatttctaattgttcagtagggtacaacggggctaaaggcatcaagattgaaaaaaaaaataaataaataaataaataaatatatatatatatatatatatatatatatatatatatttattgaatattgatagagCAACAATTTGTTTGAAAAGAAATAGTAACagtaatttatgta from Myxocyprinus asiaticus isolate MX2 ecotype Aquarium Trade chromosome 1, UBuf_Myxa_2, whole genome shotgun sequence carries:
- the LOC127452789 gene encoding uncharacterized protein LOC127452789 isoform X2 — translated: MCRYWDMYLIICFSVMFVGVENVSDRLPPPRNLNFIWQLYTSPFTLCVTWEKPEGLDPDCKVNYTVEVRLGQDCPPNNLLQTIKTNDLNHTFYVSNENGLCIIVKTYPENCGNKDQSSPIKITIPPLPVTLVRNLSCFYYSGDRMICTWDSAADDVQDLRFYYWLPKNESVKECSYLNKTKKTECTIYSKYFKHSTDDMFYLFNGTLKGIPVNNTFKDKNPWNKAKLNTPKLKIVRVGHSLHFQTIRPQFNDYGEQCFGYKYIYSKCNEESVEVEGHINHTVEYDPACKYRARVQNIFKNCGEGESELSEEVEYGTKTSYSQKFQSQGLSLRTCSITISERLRI
- the LOC127452789 gene encoding interleukin-13 receptor subunit alpha-1-like isoform X1, yielding MCRYWDMYLIICFSVMFVGVENVSDRLPPPRNLNFIWQLYTSPFTLCVTWEKPEGLDPDCKVNYTVEVRLGQDCPPNNLLQTIKTNDLNHTFYVSNENGLCIIVKTYPENCGNKDQSSPIKITIPPLPVTLVRNLSCFYYSGDRMICTWDSAADDVQDLRFYYWLPKNESVKECSYLNKTKKTECTIYSKYFKHSTDDMFYLFNGTLKGIPVNNTFKDKNPWNKAKLNTPKLKIVRVGHSLHFQTIRPQFNDYGEQCFGYKYIYSKCNEESVEVEGHINHTVEYDPACKYRARVQNIFKNCGEGESELSEEVEYGENSHPNLPGLLAVVIIPLIVSCCLIVSLVLLRRNKNIILPKIPEPGPFFKDMFNNNIRTTEDLRSPAFGRLYVPTEEFVESKISLEPDTTFLH